The proteins below come from a single Zhouia spongiae genomic window:
- a CDS encoding helix-turn-helix domain-containing protein — translation MINTEEFTKRLQKVLDHYHLSASAFADKIQVNRASISHLMSGRNKPSLDFILKILDAFPEVELYWLLNGRGNFPKKPETTKANTLFSHVDVETDPDQKENQGKTFTDEPFQQLPPMDKKIEKIIIFYSDGTFKTFIES, via the coding sequence ATGATAAACACTGAAGAATTTACGAAGCGCTTGCAAAAAGTGCTTGATCACTATCACTTAAGCGCTTCTGCATTCGCTGATAAAATCCAGGTAAACAGGGCTTCTATTTCTCACCTGATGTCCGGCAGAAACAAACCCAGCCTTGACTTTATTTTGAAAATACTGGACGCCTTTCCCGAGGTCGAATTATATTGGCTGTTAAACGGTCGCGGAAATTTCCCGAAAAAGCCCGAAACAACTAAAGCAAATACTCTATTCTCTCACGTCGACGTTGAAACAGATCCTGATCAAAAAGAAAATCAGGGAAAGACTTTTACGGATGAGCCGTTTCAACAACTGCCCCCCATGGACAAAAAAATTGAAAAAATCATCATTTTTTATTCAGATGGGACTTTTAAAACTTTTATAGAATCTTAA
- a CDS encoding lmo0937 family membrane protein produces MRSLLWLVAVVCIIIWLLGLLGIVPGLSTSSLLHVLIVIAVIIILYNIISGRKPL; encoded by the coding sequence ATGAGAAGTCTTCTTTGGTTAGTAGCAGTGGTATGTATTATTATCTGGTTACTGGGACTTTTGGGTATTGTTCCGGGGCTGAGCACAAGTAGCCTGCTACACGTTTTAATCGTAATAGCAGTCATTATTATCCTGTATAATATCATTTCCGGACGAAAACCACTCTAA
- a CDS encoding TIGR00730 family Rossman fold protein — MRKETHHKGWNEIKTNDSWAIFKIMGEFVNGFEKMSQIGPCVSIFGSARTKPDDPQYILAEKIAKKIVEAGYGVITGGGPGIMEAGNKGAHLGGGTSVGLNIDLPFEQHDNPYIDSDKNLQFDYFFVRKVMFVKYSQGFVVMPGGFGTLDELFEAMTLIQTKKIAKFPIILVGSEFWEGLFEWVKRVLLEKHGKVSPEDLNLIKIVDSEDEVIEALDAFYKKYNLSPNF; from the coding sequence ATGAGAAAAGAAACACATCATAAGGGTTGGAACGAGATAAAGACAAACGATTCATGGGCCATTTTTAAAATAATGGGAGAATTTGTCAATGGCTTTGAAAAAATGAGTCAAATCGGACCATGTGTATCCATTTTTGGTTCTGCTCGTACGAAACCTGACGATCCGCAGTATATATTAGCAGAGAAGATCGCTAAAAAAATTGTAGAGGCCGGCTATGGAGTTATAACCGGTGGCGGACCGGGAATAATGGAAGCCGGAAACAAAGGGGCTCATCTTGGTGGCGGTACTTCTGTAGGATTGAATATAGACCTGCCGTTTGAACAACATGACAATCCGTATATCGATAGCGACAAAAACCTTCAATTTGATTATTTCTTTGTTCGTAAAGTAATGTTTGTAAAATATTCTCAGGGATTTGTTGTTATGCCCGGAGGATTCGGAACACTCGATGAGCTTTTTGAAGCCATGACATTAATTCAGACCAAAAAGATCGCAAAGTTTCCTATCATTCTCGTAGGTTCAGAATTCTGGGAAGGTTTATTTGAATGGGTAAAGAGAGTATTACTCGAAAAACATGGAAAGGTAAGCCCGGAAGACCTGAACCTTATCAAAATAGTAGATTCGGAAGATGAAGTTATAGAGGCTTTAGATGCGTTCTATAAAAAATACAACTTAAGCCCTAACTTTTAA
- a CDS encoding ACP phosphodiesterase, translating into MNFLAHIYLSGNDPMVTVGNFVADSIRGKKYLKYPKSFQNGVILHRAIDTFTDAHPTVRLSTKKLHSNYHHYSSVIVDIFYDHFLAKNWSRYCDTPLDVYIEAFYDLLREHYDILPLNIKKMMPYMIADNWLLNYAHIEGISSVLNGMNRRTNNRSKMNYAVNELEEYYDDFQNEFFSFFDELILFSDQKLKELQNETNP; encoded by the coding sequence ATGAATTTTTTAGCACATATTTACTTATCAGGTAACGATCCGATGGTTACGGTTGGAAATTTTGTAGCCGACAGTATCCGCGGAAAAAAATACCTGAAATACCCGAAATCATTTCAGAATGGGGTAATACTCCACCGGGCTATAGATACATTTACCGATGCTCATCCTACAGTCCGGTTAAGCACCAAGAAATTGCACAGTAATTACCATCACTACAGCAGCGTCATTGTAGATATCTTCTACGATCATTTCTTGGCTAAAAACTGGAGTCGTTATTGCGACACTCCCTTAGACGTATATATAGAAGCTTTTTACGATCTTCTCAGGGAACATTACGATATTCTACCTTTGAATATTAAAAAAATGATGCCGTACATGATTGCCGATAATTGGTTGCTTAATTATGCCCATATCGAAGGTATTTCGAGCGTGCTGAACGGAATGAACAGACGTACAAACAACAGGTCTAAAATGAACTATGCCGTAAATGAACTTGAAGAATACTATGACGATTTTCAAAATGAATTTTTCAGCTTTTTTGATGAGCTCATTCTTTTTTCTGATCAAAAACTAAAAGAATTACAAAACGAAACTAATCCCTAA
- the uvrA gene encoding excinuclease ABC subunit UvrA produces the protein MENFEEYIEVKGARVHNLKNIDVNIPREKLVVITGLSGSGKSSLAFDTIYAEGQRRYIETFSAYARQFLGGLERPDVDKIDGLSPVIAIEQKTTSKSPRSTVGTITEIYDFLRLLFARAADAYSYETGEKMVSYSDEQIKDLILEGFINKRINVLAPVIKSRKGHYRELFEQISKQGFLKVRVDGEILDLEHGMKVDRYKTHDIEIVIDRLKIEDTPEIIKRLMETINTAMYHGDDVLMIMDNDSGESRYFSRNLMCPSSGISYPNPEPNTFSFNSPKGMCPECKGLGMMHEVNLDKIIPNKNTNIKSGGIVPLGEQKGSWIFKQIQIIAERYNFKLSDPIKDIPEEAMNVILYGGKEKFSVESKTLGITRDYKIDFEGIVNFIKNQFEESNSASITRWAKGFMDKVECPECKGSRLRKESLYFKVNDKSIADLSQMDVYDLADFFKNLPENLSEKQFKIAEEILKEINARIRFLLDVGLDYLSLNRSSKSLSGGEAQRIRLATQIGSQLVGVLYILDEPSIGLHQRDNERLIKSLESLRDIGNSVIVVEHDKDMIERADHVIDIGPKAGKHGGEIISQGNPDALKKHDTLTAEYLNGNKEIAIPEKRRKGNGHEITLKGCSGNNLKNVSVTFPLGKMIGVTGVSGSGKSTLINETLYPILNTHFFNAVKKPMPYKSIKGLKHIDKVIDINQSPIGRTPRSNPATYTGVFSEIRSLFTKTPEAMIRGYKPGRFSFNVKGGRCETCQGGGLRVIEMNFLPDVYVECETCNGKRFNRETLEIRYKGKSIADVLDMTINEGVKFFEHIPKIYRKLKTIQDVGLGYVTLGQQSTTLSGGEAQRIKLATELSKRDTGNTFYILDEPTTGLHFEDIRVLMNVLNELVDKGNTVLIIEHNMDVIKMADHIIDIGYEGGKGGGKVVATGTPEEIVKDKKSYTAKFLKKELP, from the coding sequence ATGGAGAACTTTGAAGAATATATAGAGGTAAAAGGTGCCCGTGTACATAACCTGAAAAATATAGATGTAAATATTCCCCGGGAAAAACTTGTTGTAATAACCGGTCTTTCGGGAAGTGGAAAATCATCGCTGGCATTCGATACAATCTATGCCGAGGGACAAAGGAGGTATATTGAAACCTTCTCTGCTTACGCAAGGCAGTTTTTAGGTGGCCTGGAACGCCCCGATGTAGATAAGATTGACGGACTTTCGCCGGTTATTGCTATCGAACAAAAAACCACTTCAAAATCGCCCCGCTCCACTGTAGGAACTATAACGGAAATATACGATTTCTTAAGGCTTTTATTTGCAAGAGCAGCAGACGCATATAGCTACGAAACAGGAGAAAAAATGGTGAGTTATAGCGATGAGCAGATAAAGGATCTTATTCTGGAAGGCTTTATAAACAAACGGATAAACGTACTTGCTCCTGTTATCAAAAGCAGAAAAGGACACTACAGGGAATTGTTTGAGCAGATTTCTAAACAGGGCTTCCTCAAGGTTCGTGTCGATGGAGAAATACTCGACTTGGAACACGGGATGAAAGTCGATCGTTATAAAACCCACGATATAGAGATCGTTATAGATAGACTAAAAATCGAAGACACTCCGGAGATTATAAAAAGACTGATGGAAACCATAAATACAGCTATGTATCATGGTGATGATGTTTTAATGATAATGGATAACGACTCAGGAGAATCTCGTTATTTCAGCAGAAACCTGATGTGTCCAAGCTCAGGGATCTCTTATCCCAATCCTGAACCCAACACTTTTTCCTTTAACTCTCCCAAAGGCATGTGTCCCGAATGCAAAGGGTTAGGAATGATGCACGAGGTAAACCTCGATAAGATCATTCCTAATAAGAATACCAATATTAAAAGCGGAGGGATCGTACCTCTCGGGGAACAAAAAGGAAGCTGGATATTCAAACAGATACAGATCATTGCAGAAAGGTATAATTTCAAGCTTTCCGATCCGATTAAGGATATTCCGGAGGAGGCCATGAACGTCATCCTTTATGGTGGCAAAGAGAAGTTTTCGGTCGAATCTAAAACCCTCGGGATAACCAGGGATTACAAGATCGATTTTGAAGGTATTGTCAACTTCATCAAAAATCAGTTTGAAGAAAGTAATTCTGCTTCTATAACCAGGTGGGCCAAAGGCTTTATGGATAAAGTTGAGTGCCCGGAGTGTAAAGGATCGAGGTTGAGGAAAGAATCACTTTATTTTAAAGTAAACGATAAAAGTATTGCCGACCTGAGTCAGATGGACGTTTATGACTTGGCTGATTTTTTTAAAAACCTTCCCGAAAACCTTTCTGAAAAACAATTTAAGATCGCAGAAGAAATCCTTAAAGAAATAAATGCAAGGATCCGTTTTCTGTTGGATGTGGGGCTCGACTACCTTTCGCTGAACAGGAGTTCTAAATCACTTTCGGGCGGTGAAGCTCAGCGAATTCGGCTTGCTACTCAAATAGGATCACAGCTGGTTGGCGTATTATACATTCTCGACGAACCCAGTATCGGACTCCATCAACGGGATAACGAACGCTTAATAAAATCTCTTGAATCTTTAAGAGATATCGGAAATTCTGTGATTGTTGTCGAACATGACAAAGACATGATAGAACGTGCCGATCACGTTATTGATATAGGTCCCAAGGCAGGAAAGCATGGTGGTGAGATCATCTCTCAGGGAAATCCGGATGCATTAAAAAAACACGATACCCTGACAGCTGAATATTTGAACGGAAACAAGGAAATTGCCATCCCTGAAAAAAGAAGGAAAGGTAACGGCCATGAAATCACCCTTAAAGGTTGCAGCGGTAATAACTTAAAAAATGTAAGTGTTACATTCCCACTTGGAAAAATGATCGGTGTTACGGGAGTTTCAGGAAGCGGCAAATCAACATTGATCAATGAGACCCTCTACCCCATTTTAAATACCCACTTCTTCAATGCTGTAAAAAAACCTATGCCATACAAAAGCATCAAAGGTTTGAAACACATCGACAAAGTAATTGATATCAACCAGTCTCCAATAGGCAGGACACCCCGCTCTAATCCTGCTACATACACCGGAGTATTCAGCGAAATAAGATCCTTGTTTACAAAAACTCCCGAAGCCATGATAAGGGGTTATAAACCCGGCAGGTTCAGCTTTAATGTAAAAGGAGGTCGCTGCGAAACATGTCAGGGGGGCGGCTTAAGAGTTATTGAAATGAACTTTTTGCCGGATGTCTATGTCGAGTGTGAAACCTGTAACGGCAAGCGTTTTAACAGGGAAACCCTGGAAATCCGATATAAAGGGAAGTCGATAGCCGATGTATTGGACATGACTATTAATGAAGGCGTTAAGTTTTTTGAACACATCCCTAAAATTTACCGGAAATTAAAGACCATTCAGGATGTAGGTCTTGGTTACGTAACATTGGGACAACAATCCACTACGCTTTCCGGAGGGGAAGCACAACGTATAAAGCTGGCAACTGAATTATCTAAAAGAGACACCGGAAACACTTTTTATATTCTGGACGAACCCACAACTGGTCTTCACTTTGAAGATATAAGGGTTTTAATGAATGTGTTAAACGAACTGGTCGACAAGGGAAATACCGTTTTAATAATAGAACACAATATGGATGTCATAAAAATGGCAGATCATATTATAGATATAGGTTACGAAGGCGGTAAAGGCGGCGGTAAAGTTGTTGCCACAGGCACCCCCGAAGAAATCGTAAAAGACAAAAAAAGTTACACTGCGAAGTTTTTAAAAAAGGAGCTGCCTTAA
- a CDS encoding Lrp/AsnC family transcriptional regulator, whose amino-acid sequence MAKFKLDEVDHQILDMLIDNTRTPFTDIAKKLLISAGTVHVRVKKMEDAGIIKGSSLTLDYEKLGYAFIAYVGIFLEKTHQTKFVLERLNEIPYITVASVTTGKFNLFCKIRAKDTKHAKEVIFMIDDIDGVSRTETMISLEESINDKKRLMHTIFNEL is encoded by the coding sequence ATGGCGAAATTTAAATTAGACGAAGTAGATCACCAGATACTGGATATGTTAATAGACAATACCCGTACTCCATTTACAGATATAGCTAAAAAGTTATTGATATCTGCCGGTACGGTACACGTTAGGGTAAAAAAGATGGAAGATGCCGGAATTATCAAAGGTTCATCTTTAACACTTGATTATGAAAAATTAGGTTATGCGTTTATCGCTTACGTAGGTATTTTTCTTGAAAAAACACATCAAACGAAATTCGTATTGGAAAGGCTGAATGAGATCCCTTACATAACGGTTGCTTCTGTTACTACAGGCAAATTCAATTTGTTTTGTAAAATTAGAGCAAAGGATACCAAGCATGCCAAAGAAGTGATTTTCATGATCGATGACATAGATGGTGTTTCCAGAACGGAAACCATGATCTCATTAGAAGAAAGTATCAATGATAAAAAGAGATTAATGCACACTATATTTAATGAATTGTAA
- a CDS encoding phosphoenolpyruvate carboxylase — protein sequence MSRKPKIDRFNESVLAKYQIYNSIFITLPFDEITNTGVMLPLFSEFCEKGFDSDKNPSEIVEAFFNKYFDNPGEEEKTALLFRFIQYIERQVVLFDAIEDAAFPVINNMDGRGTLRNLKEEAQAKNKGKELIENLKKFNVRTVLTAHPTQFYPGPVLGIITDLAKAIEANDLTLIKKLLAQLGKTPFFKKEKPSPFDEAVSLNWYLENVFYHSMSRIYNYIQDNILQDEEIDNDIVNLGFWPGGDRDGNPFVTTEITLKVANRLRSTVIRNYYRDVRRLKRKITFNEVDVMISDLEARLYENIFKEDKKPTITAPEILEVLTQVKEILINKHQSLYVEEISSMINKVKLFGLHFATLDIRQDSRVHHNVLSNIVRESWEMGLDIFPKNYELLSDKEQIEVLSKVEGKLDPELFKDEMAKKTLASIYAVKTIQDKNGERGCNRYIISNNGSVINVMEAFAMIRLCDWSQPDLDVIPLFETVDDLEVAHEVMETLYSNKVYAAHIKRRGKKQTIMLGFSDGTKDGGYLMANWAIYKAKERLTEISRKYDIKVMFFDGRGGPPARGGGKTHQFYASLGPTIENEEVQLTIQGQTISSNFGTIDSCQYNLEQLISSGVANQAFDQEDENLLSKEDRSTMNRLAEVSYNAYVDFKNHPKFLPYLEEMSTLKYYAKTNIGSRPSKRGKSDELVFSDLRAIPFVGSWSQLKQNVPGFYGVGIALEAFSNNGEWDKLESLYKNSLFFRTLLENSMMSLTKSYFKLTAYMKYDKEYGAFWNQIHDEYQRSKSMILKLTGYSKLMEDSPTMRASIHVREKIVLPLLTIQQYGLRKLQEMHREKKINKDELETYEKMVTRSLFGNINASRNSA from the coding sequence ATGTCAAGAAAACCGAAGATAGATCGATTTAATGAGAGTGTACTGGCAAAGTATCAGATTTATAATAGTATTTTCATTACACTGCCATTTGATGAAATTACAAATACCGGGGTAATGTTACCCTTGTTTAGTGAATTTTGCGAGAAAGGCTTTGATAGTGATAAGAACCCTTCGGAAATTGTGGAAGCCTTTTTTAATAAGTATTTCGACAACCCAGGTGAAGAAGAAAAAACAGCACTTCTGTTCAGGTTTATTCAATATATCGAACGTCAGGTTGTCTTGTTTGACGCTATAGAAGATGCGGCATTTCCTGTCATAAACAATATGGATGGTCGGGGAACTCTCAGGAACCTCAAAGAAGAAGCCCAGGCCAAAAACAAAGGCAAAGAATTGATAGAGAACCTTAAAAAATTCAATGTCAGGACAGTTTTAACGGCGCATCCAACCCAGTTTTACCCGGGACCGGTTCTAGGTATCATTACCGATTTAGCCAAAGCCATTGAAGCCAACGACCTTACCCTGATCAAAAAGTTACTGGCGCAATTGGGAAAAACCCCATTCTTTAAAAAAGAAAAGCCATCTCCCTTTGACGAAGCCGTAAGCCTGAATTGGTATCTGGAGAATGTGTTTTACCATTCGATGAGCAGGATATACAATTATATACAAGATAATATATTACAAGATGAGGAGATTGATAATGATATTGTCAATCTTGGATTCTGGCCAGGAGGTGACCGGGACGGTAACCCCTTTGTAACAACAGAAATAACACTGAAGGTTGCAAACCGGTTGAGGAGTACGGTTATAAGAAATTATTACAGGGACGTCAGGCGACTAAAAAGAAAGATCACTTTCAATGAGGTAGATGTAATGATCTCTGATTTAGAAGCCCGTTTATACGAAAACATATTTAAAGAAGATAAGAAACCTACCATCACTGCGCCTGAAATTTTAGAGGTGCTCACTCAGGTTAAGGAAATCCTGATAAATAAGCATCAGTCGTTGTACGTTGAAGAGATCAGCAGTATGATTAATAAGGTGAAGCTTTTCGGGCTTCATTTTGCCACCCTTGACATACGACAAGATTCCAGAGTACATCATAATGTTCTTTCGAATATCGTTAGGGAATCGTGGGAAATGGGATTAGATATATTTCCAAAGAATTATGAATTGCTATCGGACAAAGAGCAGATTGAAGTGTTGAGTAAAGTGGAAGGGAAGTTAGATCCTGAGCTCTTTAAAGATGAAATGGCTAAAAAGACGCTGGCTTCTATCTATGCTGTAAAAACTATTCAGGATAAGAATGGAGAAAGAGGGTGCAATCGCTATATTATAAGTAATAACGGAAGTGTTATTAATGTTATGGAAGCCTTCGCCATGATTCGTTTATGCGACTGGAGCCAACCTGATCTGGATGTCATTCCGTTGTTTGAAACAGTAGACGACCTCGAAGTGGCGCATGAGGTTATGGAAACCTTGTATTCCAATAAGGTATATGCAGCACATATAAAGCGAAGAGGTAAAAAGCAAACCATCATGCTTGGTTTTTCCGACGGCACCAAGGACGGAGGATATTTAATGGCCAATTGGGCAATTTATAAAGCAAAAGAAAGACTCACTGAAATATCGAGAAAATACGATATAAAAGTAATGTTCTTTGACGGAAGAGGAGGTCCGCCGGCAAGAGGAGGAGGGAAAACCCATCAGTTCTATGCCTCTCTGGGACCAACAATTGAAAATGAAGAAGTACAATTAACGATCCAGGGACAAACCATTAGTTCAAATTTCGGCACCATAGATTCATGTCAGTACAATTTAGAGCAACTGATCAGTTCCGGAGTGGCAAATCAAGCTTTTGATCAAGAGGATGAAAACCTTTTATCAAAAGAAGACAGAAGTACGATGAACCGCCTGGCAGAAGTGAGTTATAACGCTTATGTTGATTTTAAAAATCACCCTAAGTTTTTACCATACCTGGAGGAGATGAGTACTCTTAAGTACTATGCAAAGACAAATATCGGAAGCAGGCCATCCAAGCGTGGGAAATCAGATGAACTTGTATTCTCTGACCTGCGTGCAATTCCATTTGTAGGTAGCTGGAGTCAGTTAAAACAGAACGTACCTGGTTTTTATGGTGTGGGGATAGCGTTAGAGGCTTTTTCAAATAATGGCGAATGGGATAAATTAGAATCACTGTATAAAAATTCATTGTTTTTCAGGACTTTGCTGGAAAATAGTATGATGAGTTTAACCAAATCATATTTTAAATTAACCGCGTATATGAAATATGATAAGGAATACGGTGCATTCTGGAATCAGATCCACGACGAGTACCAACGAAGCAAATCTATGATATTAAAATTAACGGGATATTCAAAACTGATGGAAGATTCTCCGACGATGAGGGCTTCTATACATGTCAGAGAAAAAATCGTATTGCCGTTATTGACGATTCAGCAATACGGATTGCGAAAGTTACAGGAAATGCATAGGGAGAAAAAGATTAATAAAGATGAACTAGAGACTTATGAAAAGATGGTTACACGGTCGTTATTCGGAAATATTAATGCGAGTAGAAACTCCGCTTAA
- the ggt gene encoding gamma-glutamyltransferase — MKKVLFISVFILFVGCKNSKTTGLITQKALVVSAREEASKIGSDILAKGGNAFDAMAATGLALAVAYPYAGNIGGGGFMVYRLENGDTGSLDYREKASELAHKNMYLDSAGNVIPGKSWYGVTATAVPGAIAGMFEAHKRFGKLPVEEILKPAITLAETGVVVTKKQETALKEYGTKIIELSGDSTLFSKKYVEGDTIRYMALGKTLKRILKNGPDEFYTGETAGYLVDFIQEKGGYITKEDLAKYKPEWREPIVFQYKDLKVISMAPPSSGGITLAQIMKMIEPDNLKKYGHNSLRTIQLITEAERRAYADRNYYLGDPDFIEIPIGTLLSDEYLKQRMRDFSFKSATPSAEVSHGNIEVFESDETTHYSIVDQYGNAVSVTTTINGAYGAKLYCDKLGFFLNNEMDDFSIKPGVPNKFGLTGAEANSIAPEKRMLSSMTPTIVEKSGKLYMVAGTPGGSTIITSVLQTILNVYEFGMGMQEAVNAPRFHHQWLPDSIKMEPEGFDKNIKVKLQEKGYNIDESNSLVLGKVDAILVLDNGTLEAGADKRGDDTAAGF; from the coding sequence ATGAAAAAAGTATTGTTCATCTCTGTTTTTATCTTGTTTGTTGGTTGTAAAAACAGCAAGACAACCGGGCTGATTACCCAAAAGGCACTGGTGGTATCTGCCAGAGAAGAAGCTTCTAAAATAGGTAGTGATATTTTAGCCAAAGGTGGAAATGCTTTTGATGCCATGGCTGCCACAGGCCTGGCTCTGGCGGTTGCCTATCCCTATGCAGGAAATATTGGGGGTGGTGGTTTTATGGTATACAGGCTCGAAAATGGCGATACAGGTTCGTTAGACTACAGAGAAAAGGCATCAGAACTAGCCCATAAAAACATGTATCTGGACTCTGCAGGAAATGTAATCCCGGGCAAGTCGTGGTATGGAGTTACAGCCACTGCGGTCCCCGGAGCTATTGCCGGAATGTTTGAAGCTCACAAACGTTTCGGAAAACTACCGGTCGAAGAAATATTAAAACCGGCTATAACATTGGCGGAAACAGGTGTGGTTGTTACAAAAAAACAGGAAACCGCTTTAAAGGAATACGGCACTAAGATCATAGAGCTGAGCGGCGACTCTACATTGTTCTCTAAAAAGTATGTCGAAGGTGATACCATCAGATACATGGCATTGGGAAAGACATTAAAACGGATACTGAAAAACGGTCCGGACGAGTTTTATACAGGGGAAACAGCAGGATATTTAGTTGATTTTATACAAGAAAAAGGAGGGTATATAACAAAAGAAGATCTGGCAAAATACAAGCCCGAATGGAGAGAACCAATTGTTTTTCAATATAAGGATTTGAAGGTTATATCCATGGCACCGCCAAGTAGTGGCGGTATCACCCTGGCTCAAATCATGAAAATGATAGAACCTGACAACCTGAAAAAATACGGACATAACAGTCTTAGGACTATACAACTCATAACAGAAGCAGAACGCAGGGCGTATGCAGACAGGAATTATTATCTTGGAGACCCGGATTTTATTGAAATTCCGATCGGTACTCTTTTATCTGACGAATATTTAAAACAAAGAATGCGTGATTTCTCATTTAAATCGGCAACCCCGTCTGCTGAAGTAAGTCATGGCAATATAGAAGTTTTTGAAAGTGACGAAACCACCCATTATTCTATCGTCGATCAATATGGAAATGCAGTATCGGTAACCACCACTATCAATGGGGCCTATGGAGCCAAATTGTATTGTGATAAATTAGGTTTTTTTCTCAATAATGAAATGGACGATTTTAGTATTAAACCCGGGGTTCCAAACAAGTTTGGCCTGACAGGGGCGGAAGCTAATAGTATAGCTCCCGAAAAACGGATGTTAAGCAGTATGACCCCTACCATCGTTGAAAAATCAGGAAAACTATACATGGTTGCAGGGACACCTGGCGGTTCGACCATTATAACTTCCGTGCTACAAACGATCCTTAATGTGTATGAATTCGGCATGGGAATGCAGGAAGCCGTAAACGCTCCCAGATTTCACCATCAATGGTTGCCGGACAGCATAAAAATGGAGCCGGAAGGGTTTGACAAAAATATTAAAGTAAAACTTCAGGAAAAGGGCTACAATATCGACGAATCCAATTCGCTGGTATTGGGAAAGGTAGATGCCATTCTTGTTTTAGATAACGGAACACTTGAAGCAGGAGCCGACAAACGAGGAGATGATACAGCTGCCGGATTTTAG
- a CDS encoding M14 family zinc carboxypeptidase, with amino-acid sequence MNSTDTDHYKEDRLYGRYITLKDIDFIIRNLPADFKVSVVGTSVRNKPIYAIKTGKGDQKVLMWSQMHGNESTTTKAVFDLLKLLQDGKSIRTRNILNNCSICIIPMLNPDGAENYTRVNANDVDLNRDAQQLSQPESVVLKTVFNDFKPDYCFNLHDQRTIFSAGKVNKPATVSFLSPSEDKERSVTTTRKKSMEIIVRMNEALQTLIPNQVGRYDDGFNLNCVGDTFQAAGVPTVLFESGHFPGDYLREETRRYIFISLCEALQYIADQKITGNDYESYFRIPENDKLFLDIILRDVNGKGMKNDVGILYKETLIGKKLHLLPTIEKSGDLKALYGHIEQNIDRNSTKSFEIKGFGRLDITEILKNRQIT; translated from the coding sequence ATGAATAGCACCGATACTGATCATTATAAAGAAGACCGGTTATATGGAAGGTATATAACGTTAAAAGATATCGATTTTATAATAAGGAATTTGCCTGCTGATTTTAAAGTCTCCGTCGTTGGTACATCGGTCCGGAACAAGCCTATATATGCTATAAAAACAGGAAAGGGAGATCAGAAAGTTCTTATGTGGTCGCAAATGCATGGTAATGAATCAACCACTACCAAGGCAGTATTTGACTTATTGAAGCTCTTACAGGACGGTAAAAGTATACGAACTCGAAATATCCTGAATAATTGCAGTATTTGTATCATACCGATGCTGAATCCGGATGGGGCAGAAAATTACACCAGGGTAAATGCGAATGATGTTGACCTGAACAGGGATGCGCAACAACTATCTCAGCCGGAAAGCGTTGTCCTAAAGACTGTTTTTAATGATTTTAAACCTGATTATTGCTTTAATCTACATGATCAGCGAACTATTTTCAGTGCCGGCAAGGTGAACAAGCCTGCCACGGTCTCGTTTTTATCGCCTTCTGAGGATAAAGAACGTTCTGTGACTACGACCAGAAAGAAGAGTATGGAAATCATTGTCCGGATGAATGAGGCGTTACAGACACTCATCCCGAATCAGGTAGGGAGATATGATGACGGATTTAACTTAAATTGCGTTGGTGATACATTTCAAGCGGCAGGGGTGCCTACCGTATTGTTTGAGTCCGGGCACTTTCCCGGAGATTATTTGCGTGAAGAAACGCGGAGGTATATTTTTATATCATTATGTGAGGCATTACAGTATATAGCTGATCAGAAAATAACCGGAAATGATTATGAATCATATTTCAGGATACCAGAGAACGACAAGTTGTTTTTAGATATCATACTCAGAGATGTTAACGGGAAGGGGATGAAAAATGATGTCGGAATTCTGTACAAGGAAACATTGATTGGAAAGAAGCTTCATTTGCTCCCGACTATTGAAAAATCTGGGGATCTGAAAGCTTTATATGGACACATAGAGCAAAATATTGATAGAAATTCTACTAAATCGTTTGAAATAAAGGGGTTTGGGAGACTGGATATTACGGAAATCTTAAAAAATCGGCAAATAACTTAA